The following coding sequences are from one Streptomyces dengpaensis window:
- a CDS encoding Gfo/Idh/MocA family protein, protein MSAPVRIGVLGCADIAVRRMLPAFAASGDWEIAAVASRDLTKAGRVAERFGCRPVQGYAELLERDDIQAVYVPLPAALHGPWVEAALDAGRHVLAEKPLTMDPASTERLLGLAAGRRLALMENVMFVHHPRHEAVRRLVADGGIGELRSFHAAFTIPPLPDDDIRYAPELGGGALADVGLYPLRAALHHLGPDVEVVGADLSHGAGRRVETSGAALLRAPGGVTAHITFGMDHAYRSAYELWGSEGRVTVDRAFTPPAGHVPVITVHRSAGAEEIRLGPADQVALTVDAFAAAVRSRSAPGADTLRQAVLLDDVRRAATGGGKGDGKPTPSEQARVGALAHIARQRA, encoded by the coding sequence TTGAGCGCGCCCGTACGGATCGGGGTGCTCGGCTGCGCGGACATCGCGGTCCGCCGGATGCTGCCCGCCTTCGCCGCGTCCGGTGACTGGGAGATCGCCGCGGTCGCCAGCCGTGACCTCACCAAGGCCGGACGAGTCGCGGAACGCTTCGGCTGCCGTCCCGTCCAGGGCTACGCCGAACTCCTCGAACGCGACGACATCCAGGCCGTGTACGTACCGCTGCCCGCCGCGCTCCACGGCCCCTGGGTGGAGGCCGCGCTCGACGCGGGCCGGCACGTCCTGGCGGAGAAGCCCCTCACCATGGACCCCGCGAGCACCGAACGGCTGCTCGGTCTCGCCGCCGGGCGGAGGCTCGCGCTGATGGAGAACGTGATGTTCGTCCATCATCCCCGGCACGAGGCGGTGCGGCGCCTCGTCGCCGACGGGGGGATCGGTGAACTCAGGTCCTTCCACGCCGCGTTCACCATCCCGCCGCTCCCCGACGACGACATCCGGTACGCCCCCGAGCTGGGCGGCGGCGCCCTGGCCGACGTCGGCCTCTACCCCCTGCGGGCCGCCCTGCACCACCTCGGCCCGGACGTCGAGGTGGTCGGCGCCGACCTCTCGCACGGTGCGGGGCGACGGGTCGAGACATCCGGCGCGGCACTGCTGCGCGCCCCCGGCGGCGTCACCGCGCACATCACCTTCGGCATGGACCACGCGTACCGCTCCGCCTACGAACTGTGGGGCAGCGAGGGCCGCGTCACCGTCGACCGCGCCTTCACACCGCCCGCCGGCCACGTACCCGTCATCACCGTGCACCGGAGCGCCGGGGCCGAGGAGATCCGGCTCGGCCCGGCGGACCAGGTGGCGCTGACCGTCGACGCGTTCGCGGCGGCGGTACGGAGCCGGAGCGCACCGGGGGCGGACACGCTGCGGCAGGCGGTGCTGCTGGACGACGTACGACGAGCGGCGACAGGGGGAGGGAAGGGTGACGGCAAGCCAACGCCATCCGAACAGGCGCGAGTTGGAGCTCTGGCTCATATCGCCCGGCAGCGCGCCTGA
- a CDS encoding 4'-phosphopantetheinyl transferase family protein — MELWLISPGSAPDSRAFALDELDEHERRRARTFRRPADRTLYVAAHIALRRVLAPYVGAPARELVFGRADCPRCGGPHGRPVVEARGPVPHFSLSHSHGRALIAVSARPVGADVERVPGPERVDVCLPSLHPYEQAQLTRLQGPERQAGFARIWARKEAYLKGTGAGIGRWMSEVYVGDGAQGAPRGPDGWTVRDVPCPAGHAAAVAVRGAPPTHIVVRELPLEALLVTDQRLERAHA, encoded by the coding sequence TTGGAGCTCTGGCTCATATCGCCCGGCAGCGCGCCTGACTCCCGGGCGTTCGCGCTCGACGAGCTGGATGAGCACGAGCGGCGGCGGGCCCGCACCTTCCGGCGTCCCGCCGATCGCACCCTGTACGTGGCGGCGCACATCGCGCTGCGCCGGGTGCTCGCCCCGTACGTGGGGGCACCGGCGAGGGAGCTCGTCTTCGGCCGCGCGGACTGCCCCCGCTGCGGCGGCCCGCACGGCAGGCCCGTGGTCGAGGCGCGGGGTCCGGTCCCGCACTTCTCCCTCTCGCACAGTCACGGCAGGGCGCTCATCGCGGTGTCCGCCCGGCCGGTCGGCGCCGATGTGGAGCGCGTGCCCGGCCCGGAGCGGGTGGATGTCTGCCTGCCGTCCCTTCATCCCTATGAGCAGGCCCAGTTGACGCGTCTTCAGGGGCCGGAGCGGCAGGCCGGTTTCGCCCGGATCTGGGCGCGCAAGGAGGCGTACCTCAAGGGGACGGGCGCCGGGATCGGCCGGTGGATGTCCGAGGTGTACGTCGGTGACGGCGCCCAGGGCGCCCCGCGGGGGCCGGACGGCTGGACCGTACGCGATGTGCCGTGCCCGGCGGGCCATGCGGCGGCCGTGGCGGTGCGCGGCGCACCGCCCACGCACATCGTCGTGCGTGAACTGCCCCTGGAGGCGCTCCTGGTTACCGATCAGCGGCTGGAAAGGGCACACGCATGA
- a CDS encoding acyl-CoA carboxylase subunit beta, whose amino-acid sequence MTIIDERRPATQAEDLARIKREAREGPSRRATEAQHAKGKLTARERIELLLDAGSFQEVEQLRRHRATGFGLEAKKPYTDGVVTGWGTVEGRTVFVYAHDFRIFGGALGEAHATKIHKIMDMAIAAGAPLVSLNDGAGARIQEGVSALAGYGGIFQRNTKASGVIPQISVMLGPCAGGAAYSPALTDFVFMVRDTSQMFITGPDVVKAVTGEEITQNGLGGADVHAETSGVCHFAYDDEETCIAEVRYLLSMLPQNNRENPPRVGSEDPADRRSDVLLDLVPADGNRPYDMAKVIEELVDDGDYLEVHERWARNIICALARLDGQVVGIVANQPQTLAGVLDIKASEKAARFVQLCDAFSIPLVTLLDVPGFLPGVGQEHGGIIRHGAKLLYAYCNATVPRISLVLRKAYGGAYIVMDSQSIGADLAYAWPTNEIAVMGAEGATGVVFRRQIAAADDPEALRAQLVKEYKAELMHPYYAAERGLVDDVIDPAETRSVLIRSLAMLHTKHADLPPRKHGNPPQ is encoded by the coding sequence ATGACCATCATCGACGAGCGACGGCCCGCCACCCAGGCGGAGGATCTGGCGAGGATCAAGCGGGAGGCGCGGGAGGGGCCCAGCCGGCGGGCGACCGAGGCGCAGCATGCCAAGGGCAAGCTGACCGCGCGGGAGCGCATCGAGCTGCTGCTGGACGCCGGCTCGTTCCAGGAGGTCGAGCAGCTGCGGCGGCACCGGGCGACCGGGTTCGGGCTGGAGGCGAAGAAGCCGTACACCGACGGTGTCGTCACCGGCTGGGGCACGGTGGAGGGCCGTACGGTCTTCGTGTACGCCCATGACTTCCGGATCTTCGGCGGCGCGCTTGGCGAGGCGCATGCCACGAAGATCCACAAGATCATGGACATGGCCATCGCGGCCGGTGCGCCACTGGTGTCGCTGAACGACGGCGCGGGCGCCCGGATCCAGGAGGGCGTGTCCGCCCTGGCCGGCTACGGCGGCATCTTCCAGCGCAATACCAAGGCGTCCGGTGTCATCCCGCAGATCAGCGTGATGCTCGGCCCGTGCGCGGGCGGCGCGGCCTACAGCCCCGCCCTGACCGACTTCGTGTTCATGGTCCGCGACACCTCGCAGATGTTCATCACCGGCCCGGACGTCGTCAAGGCGGTCACCGGCGAGGAGATCACCCAGAACGGCCTGGGCGGCGCCGACGTGCACGCCGAGACGTCCGGCGTCTGCCACTTCGCCTACGACGACGAGGAGACCTGCATCGCCGAGGTGCGCTACCTCCTGTCGATGCTCCCGCAGAACAACCGCGAGAACCCCCCGCGCGTCGGCTCCGAGGACCCGGCCGACCGCCGCTCGGACGTCCTGCTCGACCTGGTCCCCGCGGACGGCAACCGCCCCTACGACATGGCCAAGGTCATCGAGGAACTCGTCGACGACGGCGACTACCTCGAAGTCCACGAACGCTGGGCCCGCAACATCATCTGCGCACTGGCCCGCCTCGACGGCCAGGTCGTCGGCATCGTCGCCAACCAGCCGCAGACCCTCGCCGGCGTCCTCGACATCAAGGCCAGCGAGAAGGCGGCACGCTTCGTACAGCTCTGCGACGCCTTCAGCATCCCGCTCGTGACCCTGCTCGACGTGCCGGGCTTCCTGCCGGGGGTGGGCCAGGAGCATGGCGGGATCATCCGGCACGGCGCGAAGCTCCTGTACGCCTACTGCAACGCGACCGTGCCGAGGATCTCGCTCGTCCTCAGGAAGGCCTACGGGGGCGCGTACATCGTCATGGACTCGCAGTCCATCGGCGCCGATCTGGCGTACGCCTGGCCGACGAACGAGATCGCCGTCATGGGCGCGGAGGGCGCCACGGGCGTCGTCTTCCGCCGTCAGATCGCCGCCGCCGACGACCCCGAGGCCCTGCGTGCCCAGCTGGTCAAGGAGTACAAGGCCGAGCTGATGCACCCCTACTACGCGGCCGAGCGGGGCCTGGTCGACGACGTCATCGACCCGGCCGAAACCCGGTCGGTGCTGATCCGCTCTCTGGCCATGCTGCACACCAAGCACGCGGACCTGCCGCCCCGCAAGCACGGCAACCCGCCGCAGTGA
- a CDS encoding DUF6299 family protein yields the protein MSLRQVIGAATGVALLLLAAPSAVAAPSAVAAPAAAPASHDLHDEVTVDPTGHVAADGTITLSGTYRCLDATGPVFVSSSVSQDDPRVRHGIGGTVAACDGAEHRWTNSEKRDLGTLKPGTAHVEATLMELAPGPLGLPLPTFHATRQQDITVTEG from the coding sequence ATGTCCTTGCGCCAGGTCATCGGCGCGGCCACCGGCGTCGCGCTGCTCCTGCTCGCCGCCCCGTCCGCCGTCGCCGCCCCGTCCGCCGTCGCCGCACCGGCCGCCGCGCCCGCCTCGCACGACCTGCACGACGAGGTGACCGTCGATCCGACCGGCCACGTCGCGGCCGACGGCACCATCACCCTCTCCGGCACCTACCGCTGTCTCGACGCCACCGGGCCCGTGTTCGTCTCCTCCTCGGTGTCGCAGGACGACCCCCGCGTGCGGCACGGCATCGGCGGCACCGTGGCGGCCTGCGACGGAGCGGAACACCGCTGGACCAACTCGGAGAAGCGCGACCTGGGCACCCTCAAGCCGGGCACGGCCCACGTCGAGGCCACCCTGATGGAACTGGCCCCCGGACCGCTGGGCCTGCCGCTGCCCACCTTCCACGCGACCCGGCAGCAGGACATCACCGTCACCGAGGGCTGA
- a CDS encoding DUF5999 family protein, translated as MCSHRSSCPSADSHAPHIVAAHPEQGWNLLCNGAIVFDDSGELLPDGSVVAPHRVYAEQLAVAA; from the coding sequence ATGTGTTCCCACCGGTCTTCGTGCCCGTCCGCGGACTCCCATGCCCCGCACATCGTGGCGGCCCATCCCGAGCAGGGCTGGAACCTCCTGTGCAACGGCGCGATCGTCTTCGACGACAGCGGCGAACTGCTGCCCGACGGCAGCGTGGTCGCTCCGCACCGGGTGTACGCCGAGCAGCTGGCCGTCGCGGCCTGA
- a CDS encoding RidA family protein — MTTERVNPPELSPPTGFSHAVVATGGRLVFLAGQTALDADGKVVDGTLPEQFERALTNLLTALRAAGGTPADLARVTVYATDVADYRAHAPELGRVWRELAGRDYPAMAVVGAARLWDEQALVELDGFAVLP, encoded by the coding sequence ATGACCACCGAGCGCGTCAATCCGCCCGAGCTCTCCCCGCCCACCGGCTTCTCCCACGCGGTCGTCGCGACCGGCGGCCGCCTCGTCTTCCTGGCGGGCCAGACGGCGCTCGACGCGGACGGGAAGGTGGTCGACGGGACGCTGCCGGAGCAGTTCGAGCGGGCGCTGACGAATCTGCTGACCGCCTTGCGGGCCGCGGGCGGCACCCCGGCGGACCTCGCCCGGGTCACGGTCTACGCCACGGACGTCGCCGACTATCGCGCCCACGCCCCCGAACTCGGCCGTGTCTGGCGCGAGTTGGCGGGCCGCGACTACCCCGCGATGGCGGTCGTCGGCGCCGCCCGCCTCTGGGACGAACAGGCCCTGGTCGAGCTCGACGGCTTCGCCGTGCTGCCGTAG
- a CDS encoding acyl-CoA dehydrogenase family protein has product MTAFSLDPAQTAWCAELRTLAAEILRPLAEKGEAGHVNRPLVAELGRLGLLARLFTSGALDLCLMRESLAQACTEAETALALQGLGAHPVHAYGTQDQRERWLPQVADGGAVAAFALSEPGAGSDAAALALRADEDGPDGWRLTGEKCWISNAPEADFYTVFARTTPGAGARGVTAFLVPADRPGLTGTPLDMLSPHPIGALAFDAVPVTADDVLGEPDHGFRVAMHTLNLFRPSVGAFAVGMARAALDATLEHTAQRDAFGGKLRDLQTVAHQVAEMALRTEAARLMVYAAAAAYDEGAPDVPQRAAMAKLLATETAQYVVDAAVQLHGARALRRGHLLEHLYREVRAPRIYEGASEVQRAIIAKELYAAEEAS; this is encoded by the coding sequence ATGACCGCATTCTCGCTTGATCCGGCACAGACCGCCTGGTGTGCCGAGCTGCGCACGCTGGCGGCGGAAATCCTGCGTCCCCTGGCGGAGAAGGGCGAGGCGGGCCACGTCAACCGCCCCCTCGTCGCCGAACTGGGCAGACTGGGCCTGCTCGCCCGCCTGTTCACCTCCGGGGCGCTGGACCTCTGCCTGATGCGCGAGTCGCTGGCCCAGGCGTGTACCGAAGCCGAGACCGCGCTTGCCCTCCAAGGGCTGGGCGCGCACCCCGTCCATGCGTACGGGACCCAGGACCAGCGCGAGCGCTGGCTGCCCCAGGTCGCGGACGGCGGTGCGGTGGCCGCCTTCGCGCTCAGCGAGCCCGGTGCCGGGTCCGACGCGGCCGCGCTGGCGCTCAGGGCGGACGAGGACGGCCCCGACGGCTGGCGCCTGACCGGCGAGAAGTGCTGGATCTCGAACGCGCCCGAGGCCGACTTCTACACCGTCTTCGCGCGAACCACCCCCGGCGCCGGAGCCCGTGGCGTCACCGCCTTCCTCGTCCCCGCCGACCGCCCGGGCCTCACCGGCACCCCGCTCGACATGCTCTCGCCGCACCCGATCGGAGCCCTCGCCTTCGACGCCGTACCGGTGACCGCCGACGACGTTCTCGGTGAACCCGACCACGGTTTCCGGGTCGCCATGCACACCCTCAACCTCTTCCGGCCGAGCGTCGGCGCCTTCGCGGTCGGCATGGCGCGGGCTGCGCTGGACGCGACCCTTGAGCACACCGCTCAAAGGGACGCCTTCGGCGGCAAGTTGAGGGACCTTCAGACGGTGGCCCACCAGGTCGCCGAGATGGCGCTGCGTACGGAGGCGGCCCGTCTGATGGTGTACGCGGCCGCGGCGGCGTACGACGAAGGGGCCCCGGACGTACCCCAGCGCGCCGCGATGGCGAAGCTGCTGGCCACCGAGACGGCCCAGTACGTCGTCGACGCGGCGGTCCAACTGCACGGGGCCCGCGCCCTGCGCCGTGGCCATCTCCTCGAACACCTCTACCGGGAGGTGCGGGCACCCCGTATCTACGAGGGTGCGAGCGAGGTGCAACGCGCGATCATCGCCAAGGAGTTGTACGCGGCAGAGGAGGCGTCATGA
- a CDS encoding AMP-binding protein, translated as MDPRDTSAHADADAGVNAYANAYASAHVDTFARDNLPPPEHWPELHFDLPELRYPDRLNCAAELLDHARPERPVFRTAAGDPWTYGQLRARVDRIAHALTGELGIVPGNRVLLRGPTTPWLAACWLAVLKAGAVAVTVLAQQRPHELTTMCEIARVTHALCDVRSLDDLVTAKIPGLRVTTYGGDEPDDLLLRITGVPDEPFTAVDTAADDVALIAFTSGTTGRPKGCMHFHRDVLAIADTFSKHVLRPHEDDVFAGSPPLGFTFGLGGLVVFPMRAGASALLLEQAGPQQLLPAIGEHRVSVLFTAPTAYRAMLAKLDGHDTGSLRRCVSAGENLPASTWQAWHTRTGLRIINGIGATELLHIFISAADEHIRPGTTGVPVPGWHARVVDAEGAPVPDGEPGLLAVRGPVGCRYLADPRQREYVRHGWNITGDAYVREPDGYFRYVARADDMIISSGYNIAGPEVEDALLRHPDVVETAVVGRPDEARGQVVVAYAVLRPGAHQDAEALRAFLKSQLVPYKCPREILFLDALPRTATGKLQRFRLRTDIPVGAPPPSAPEGDMSPDGDPK; from the coding sequence ATGGACCCCAGGGACACCAGCGCTCACGCGGACGCGGACGCCGGCGTAAACGCTTACGCAAACGCTTACGCCTCCGCCCACGTCGACACCTTCGCGCGCGACAACCTCCCTCCCCCCGAGCACTGGCCCGAGCTCCACTTCGATCTGCCGGAGCTGCGCTACCCCGATCGGCTGAACTGCGCCGCCGAGTTGCTGGACCACGCCCGCCCCGAGCGCCCGGTCTTCCGTACGGCGGCCGGCGACCCGTGGACGTACGGGCAGCTCCGCGCGCGGGTCGACCGCATCGCCCATGCGCTGACCGGCGAACTGGGCATCGTCCCGGGCAACCGGGTACTGCTGCGCGGGCCCACCACACCGTGGCTCGCCGCGTGCTGGCTTGCGGTCCTGAAGGCGGGCGCGGTCGCCGTCACCGTGCTGGCGCAGCAGCGCCCGCACGAGCTGACCACGATGTGCGAGATCGCGCGGGTGACGCACGCCCTGTGCGACGTACGGTCGCTCGACGACCTGGTGACGGCCAAGATCCCGGGGCTGCGGGTCACCACGTACGGCGGTGACGAGCCCGACGACCTGCTGCTGCGGATCACGGGCGTTCCGGACGAGCCCTTCACGGCCGTGGACACGGCCGCCGACGACGTCGCCCTGATCGCGTTCACCTCGGGTACCACCGGCCGGCCCAAAGGCTGTATGCACTTCCACCGCGATGTGCTGGCGATAGCGGACACCTTCTCGAAGCATGTGTTGCGACCACACGAGGACGATGTCTTCGCGGGCAGTCCGCCGCTGGGTTTCACCTTTGGGCTCGGCGGTCTCGTCGTCTTCCCGATGCGCGCCGGCGCCAGCGCCCTGCTGCTCGAACAGGCGGGTCCCCAGCAGCTGTTGCCCGCGATCGGCGAGCACCGCGTCTCCGTGCTGTTCACCGCGCCGACGGCCTACCGGGCGATGCTGGCGAAGCTGGACGGACACGACACCGGCTCGCTGCGGCGCTGTGTGTCCGCGGGCGAGAACCTTCCCGCCTCGACCTGGCAGGCCTGGCACACCCGCACCGGGCTGCGCATCATCAACGGCATCGGCGCCACCGAACTGCTGCACATCTTCATCTCCGCCGCCGACGAACACATCCGCCCCGGCACCACGGGCGTCCCGGTACCGGGATGGCACGCGCGCGTGGTCGACGCCGAGGGGGCGCCGGTGCCGGACGGCGAGCCCGGGCTGCTCGCGGTGCGCGGCCCGGTCGGCTGCCGCTATCTCGCCGACCCACGGCAGCGGGAATACGTACGCCACGGCTGGAACATCACCGGCGACGCCTATGTGCGCGAGCCCGACGGCTACTTCCGGTACGTCGCGCGCGCCGACGACATGATCATCTCGTCCGGGTACAACATCGCGGGCCCGGAGGTCGAGGACGCGCTGCTGCGTCACCCGGACGTGGTCGAGACGGCGGTCGTAGGGCGGCCCGACGAGGCGCGCGGGCAGGTCGTGGTGGCGTACGCGGTCCTGCGCCCGGGCGCGCACCAGGACGCGGAGGCGCTGCGCGCCTTCCTCAAGTCCCAGCTCGTGCCGTACAAATGCCCCCGCGAGATCCTGTTCCTGGACGCGCTGCCGCGCACCGCGACGGGGAAGCTCCAGCGGTTCCGGCTGCGTACCGACATCCCCGTGGGCGCCCCGCCGCCGTCCGCCCCGGAGGGTGATATGTCCCCGGACGGCGACCCCAAGTGA
- a CDS encoding PaaX family transcriptional regulator C-terminal domain-containing protein, with the protein MINVSEQHAPRSLIVTFYGAYGRFLPGPVPVAELIRLLAAVGVDAPSVRSSVSRLKRRGLLEPARTAAGAAGYALSPDARQLLDDGDRRVYATAPPKDDGWVLAVFSVPESERQKRHVLRSRLAGLGFGTAAPGVWLAPARLYEETRHTLLRLRLDPYVELFRGEHLGFSATAEAVARWWDLAAIAKEHEAFLDQHAPVLHAWERRANTPPEEAYRDYLLALDSWRHLPYTDPGLPAALLPQDWPGARSAAVFRALHDRLRDAGAVFARLPEATEGV; encoded by the coding sequence GTGATCAACGTGTCAGAGCAGCACGCCCCCCGGTCCCTGATCGTCACCTTCTACGGCGCGTACGGCCGCTTCCTGCCCGGCCCCGTCCCGGTGGCCGAGCTGATCCGGCTTCTCGCCGCGGTCGGCGTCGACGCGCCCTCCGTGCGGTCCTCGGTGTCCCGGCTCAAGCGCCGCGGTCTCCTCGAGCCGGCGCGCACGGCGGCGGGCGCGGCCGGGTACGCGCTGTCCCCGGACGCCCGGCAGCTCCTCGACGACGGCGACCGGCGGGTGTACGCGACGGCGCCGCCCAAGGACGACGGCTGGGTGCTCGCCGTGTTCTCCGTACCGGAGTCCGAGCGCCAGAAGCGGCACGTCCTGCGCTCGCGCCTCGCCGGTCTCGGCTTCGGGACGGCGGCCCCGGGGGTGTGGCTCGCCCCGGCGCGGCTCTACGAGGAGACGCGGCACACCCTGCTGCGGCTGCGGCTCGACCCGTATGTGGAGCTGTTCCGCGGGGAGCACCTGGGCTTCTCGGCGACGGCGGAGGCGGTCGCCCGCTGGTGGGACCTGGCCGCGATCGCCAAGGAGCACGAGGCGTTCCTCGACCAGCACGCGCCCGTGCTGCACGCGTGGGAGCGGCGCGCGAACACCCCGCCCGAGGAGGCGTACCGCGACTATCTGCTCGCCCTCGACTCCTGGCGCCATCTCCCGTACACCGACCCGGGCCTGCCCGCCGCGCTGCTGCCCCAGGACTGGCCGGGCGCCCGCTCGGCGGCCGTCTTCCGCGCGCTGCACGACCGGCTGCGGGACGCGGGGGCGGTCTTCGCGAGGCTGCCCGAAGCCACTGAGGGAGTTTGA